The Besnoitia besnoiti strain Bb-Ger1 chromosome IV, whole genome shotgun sequence genome contains a region encoding:
- a CDS encoding hypothetical protein (encoded by transcript BESB_053350), with product MRPGSAASDARDGLRESAGPRISSLRSRMACRGRASQETGSAAAPLTSGFPPSALASRSPGGECCSSCLPVLVPPRAWGATHVEGEVEDDLQASCRTQPLASSASPERQSRRPLHAEKADAALPSFQAPGHADCRGTDGFAADAPASALPVPIAPRALSTRTDARADSSASPSRDGHDPARVSVSAAPLRCASPRRQETADAPARSLSSPCSGASTSPSSQIQAGASLLASLRVAGDAPSGKAAFDFLGAASALSQVRECFLRDSSVAASASERRSPPRTRTGEPCGDARAYLSRETATAAVSTRAAAGRGLDSTADGLRNRDSECKINVVSAHAAVAPTGNGQMRTAAAGDASPPLSASEGVGSNTLSSSACEETGRDRPQAAVAAELGLGESEREVHVNSASEEASAELEREGGRVLEGLQHILTNLTEPPQGTCGMTAAERCLGGRALLPRPLGAPHEDRNSQQSEPGGGNGAQPPNALKLLAACAMESNATKAELQGPRSHADAGPRPRSAAPRVGMDIGEREAIQADAEVLGCEEVPQEGSKTHAESTSAPATASRLLPAVGPRLQSETPERGQRRETDEREEAGERAYRERASLVAKMISELGANEGAATQDGDARPECVGRAASLEEVKGSVDEEVKAQTRPGVRRGANIAQQTFDREEEGGEPAGQRDVMDARREEVSRAGHGLSVSGEASLPAGAAKPSMDEPAATLASEREAQLCHRVGDEALKGGEASREESEQPSGLREREDGNARPAHFSQKVPQVPVREERLSGNGAARASGTSLEPRPATLHSDSPRDADLLLERRRHSKEVFAAPSGLPSRETLHPAPPAPEASSPPGQPSIQCSSLGSSGGPGDDGVPGGAAFGASGPRDSRVGFQAAAPSHAPTWRQARWQDADCFPPLASPPPPSASPTPCRSFLAGAPCPTARLPSSSRARNKRVWTCAPPDFFVDGQLEMANEISAPARPTESHPEREVREEVPGGAPSASAAVSGDHATLVSAGSVETSFQPAPASLAPSPASSLPPEVSAPACASDASSSSESLLASRDAPAGLACGSPCRDSIGTCVSPAFSEAGVSASVAVPETGAPFLSVASCAESFAGPSQPATSSAPSSSPLLSPAIRGSIPGSSSPARVLGESPGDMPRVPASLQPCLPSQTAVERSYSLPASAAYPKANARAAGLAAPSAAASPAEALEKAEDRENNESAVCLALASAAQKELSVRNDSKSPGVEACEKLKLRVSIVDGALASAREGLRLPPSPQASAASLSQASLPPPVLYESSLCSDGVVASWAPAAVASVPTATKEFHDKGSAGPHPGLGSLSTQRKEPAFCMREHMTQNGEEMQEFVSTKDAHAFPAVCSFPLSKCASGTPDAPASTPDKPGAGVHREASPVSEAPQSLPPRPRTSGVRAACPASAYSSPTHPSPCESPWPSVSLPPSSPATAGARRTDPVSGQGLQVRFEAPENAAREATKRRKTLWASDPSGASASDGQCSELPCAFGQVCSPPSAKASRSRAAQAANISESKGAEPQGAGTFSPQDRRDLEILERVGRVRVGDRIEVCWSITAGGGEKVHGEGKTKRSETRGKRHRSEAGGSKQRESYAGSGARAGLPEKENSGSFHCGSASSLASSRLSSSAVSDGSGEASDGEGAPSSASEEKFVWWPARVAWFPGARRVGHEDGGRRVMLLQYEAFEGFPAESALVVFIGPNQLLHLGAPPPEEAHPADVHRVRGGDGQVGVRTQRRESPAAGDGKPDCREGGRQKREREEPEPAGAPASFLETDAPTLIFKRPGEPPPEDCDVEIDDGASFSIAEILQEQARLDQEQGTTDTPSALHVLHSQFDALPLLTQMCMAAGYRHFADQFLTWLGEVVRARGDGCTLSKDDIDRFASTLRRDSNSTGLSSSFSH from the exons ATGAGACCTGGCTCTGCGGCGTCAGACGCGAGGGACGGGCTGCGAGAGAGTGCAGGCCCGCGCATTTCTTCTCTCAGAAGTCGAATGGCGTGCCGAGGACGCGCCTCGCAAGAAACTGGGTCGGCTGCCGCCCCGCTTACTAGCGGCTTTCCTCCgagcgcgctcgcgtcgcgctctccgGGGGGCGAATGCTGCAGCAGTTGCCTTCCGGTCCTcgtcccgcctcgcgcgtgggGAGCGACGCACGTGGAAGGCGAAGTCGAGGACGACTTGCAGGCCTCTTGCAGAACCCAgccgctcgcttcttcggcgtcccCCGAGCGACAGTCGCGACGCCCTCTCcacgcagagaaggctgACGCTGCGCTACCAAGCTTTCAAGCTCCAGGGCATGCAGACTGCAGAGGCACAGATGGATTTGCTGCAGATGCCCCAGCAAGTGCGCTACCGGTGCCGATagctcctcgcgcgctttCGACTCGCACCGACGCCCGCGCTGACAGCAGCGCATCCCCAAGCCGGGATGGCCACGACCccgctcgcgtctctgtTTCAGCTGCCCCACTTCGGTGTGCATCGCCACGAAGACAGGAGACGGCGGACGCTCCAGCGCGTTCCCTCTCGTCGCCTTGCAGCGGAGCCTCgacctcgccgtcgtcgcagattcaggcaggcgcctctctgTTGGCGAGCCTCCGTGTTGCTGGCGATGCGCCTTCCGGGAAGGCTGCCTTCGACTTtctgggcgccgcctcagcgctCTCTCAGGTCCGCGAGTGCTTTCTCAGAGACAGCTCCGTCGCAGCGTCCGCCTCAGAAAGACGCAGCCCGCCGCGCACAAGGACCGGCGAGCCATGCGGTGACGCTCGCGCGTATCTCtccagagagacagcgaccgccgcagtctccactcgcgcagctgcaggccgcggactCGACTCCACCGCAGACGGTCTGAGAAATCGAGACTCCGAGTGCAAAATAAACGTagtctctgcgcatgcagctgtcGCGCCAACGGGTAACGGGCAGATGAggacagcagccgcaggcgatgCGTCGCCGCCACTGTCAGCGAGTGAAGGCGTAGGCTCCAACACTCTCTCAAGCAGCGCGTGTgaggagacagggagagACCGGCCTCaagccgctgtcgccgcggaaCTGGGGCTAGGTGAATCTGAGAGGGAGGTGCACGTCAATAGTGCGAGTGAAGAGGCCAGCGCCGAGCTGGAGCGAGAGGGTGGGCGTGTGTTGGAAGGCCTGCAACACATCCTGACGAACTTAACCGAGCCGCCTCAAGGAACATGTGGGATGACCGCGGCGGAACGCTGCCTGGGTGGACGCGCGTTGCTTCCGCGGCCTTTAGGGGCGCCGCATGAAGACAGAAACAGTCAACAAAGCGAGCCCGGAGGCGGCAATGGTGCTCAGCCGCCGAATGCTCTGAAACTTTTAGCCGCCTGCGCGATGGAATCAAACGCGACGAAAGCGGAGCTGCAAGGCCCGCGGAgtcacgcagacgccggcccTCGTCCGCGtagtgcggcgccgcgcgttgGCATGGACATCggggagcgcgaggcgataCAAGCCGATGCAGAGGTGTTAGGATGCGAGGAGGTGCCTCAGGAGGGTTCCAAGACACACGCGGAGTCGACGTCAGCCCCGGCGACCGCTTCACGTCTCCTCCCCGCCGTCgggcctcgcctgcagagcgagACCCCGGAACGCGGGCAAAgacgagagacagacgagcgcgaggaagccggcGAAAGGGCCTATCGGGAGCGTGCCAGTCTGGTGGCGAAAATGATATCCGAGCTAGGGGCGAACGAGggagcagcgacgcaggacGGAGACGCTCGACCCGAATGCGTGGGACGCGCTGCAAGTTTGGAAGAGGTAAAAGGCTCTGTGGACGAAGAggtgaaggcgcagacgcgcccggGGGTCAGGCGCGGAGCAAATATTGCACAGCAGACCttcgacagagaggaggagggaggcgagccggCCGGGCAGAGAGACGTGATGGATGCTCGTCGGGAGGAGGTATCGCGCGCTGGGCACGGCCTCAGCGTCTCTGGAGAGGCGTCActgccggcgggcgccgccaaGCCCTCGATGGATGAACCTGCCGCCACTCTCGCGAGTGAaagggaggcgcagctgtgCCACCGCGTGGGCGACGAAGCCCTCAAGGGAGGAGAAGcgtcgagagaggagagcgagcagcCTTCAGGTttgcgagagagggaggatgGAAatgcgcgtcctgcgcatTTTTCACAAAAAGTCCCGCAGGTTCCGGTGCGCGAGGAGCGTCTGTCAGGGAATGgtgccgcccgcgcgtctgGCACCTCTCTAGAGCCGCGCCCTGCGACGCTCCACTCGGACTCGCCGCGGGACGCGGACCTTCTTCTTGAACGTCGGCGGCACAGCAAGGAAGTTTTCGCCGCCCCTTCTGGCTTGCCATCACGCGAGACGCTCCACCCCGCACCCCCCGCTCCcgaggcgtcttcgccgcctggaCAGCCCAGCATACAGTGTTCCTCACTGGGGTCGTCGGGAGGCCCAGGCGACGACGGTGttcctggcggcgccgcttttGGCGCCTCGGGTCCACGAGATTCGCGCGTTGGTTtccaggctgcggcgccctcgcatGCGCCGACTTGGCGCCAGGCGCGTTGGCAGGACGCGGACTGCTTCCCGCCGCTTGCTTCGCCacctcctccctccgcgtcgccgacgccgtgTCGCTCTTttctggcgggcgcgccctGCCCGACTGCGAGGCTGCCGAGCTCCAGTCGAGCGAGAAACAAGCGCGTGTGgacctgcgcgccgccggactTCTTCGTGGATGGGCAGCTCGAAATGGCAAACGAGATCAGCGCACCCGCCCGCCCCACAGAGTCTCACCCGGAGCGCGAGGTGCGAGAAGAGGTGCCTGGAGGCGCCCCAAGTGCCAGCGCAGCGGTGTCTGGTGATCACGCGACGCTCGTGTCTGCGGGTAGTGTCGAGACTTCTTTCCAGCCCGCGCCCGCAAGCCTCGCTCCTTCGCccgcttcgtctctgccACCAGAAGTttccgcgccggcctgcgcATCCGatgcttcttcgtcgtcagAAAGTCTGTTGGCCTCCAGGGACGCGCCGGCAGGTCTCGCTTGTGGTTCTCCGTGTCGGGACTCAATAGGGACTTGCGTGTCACCTGCCTTCTCGGAGGCgggtgtctctgcttccgTGGCCGTTCCcgagacgggcgcgccgTTCTTGTCTGTGGCATCGTGCGCAGAGAGCTTTGCTGGGCCTTCTCAGCCGGCTACATCTTCAGCGCCTTCATCAtcgcctcttctttcgccGGCGATACGTGGTTCGATTCCGGGATCATCATCACCTGCGCGGGTTCTGGGTGAATCCCCCGGCGACATGCCGCGCGTCCCCGCTTCATTACAGCCTTGCCTTCCTTCGCAGACGGCTGTGGAACGCTCTTATTCCTTGCCCGCGTCAGCTGCGTACCCGAAGGCCaatgcgcgcgctgcagggctcgccgcgccttccgccgcggcgagccctgcggaggcgctggagaaggcagaggacaGAGAGAACAACGAGAGTGCGGTTTGTTTGGCTTTAGCCTCAGCTGCTCAAAAGGAGCTATCCGTCCGCAACGATTCGAAATCGCCTGGCGTCGAGGCGTGTGAGAAGCTGAAGCTCCGCGTGTCTATTGTCGATGGCGCTTTGGCGTCTGCTCGGGAGggcctgcgtcttcctccttctccacaggcatctgccgcctcgctgtcgcaggCCTCCCTGCCTCCTCCAGTCTTGTACGAATCCTCTCTGTGTTccgacggcgtcgtcgccagctgggcgccagcggctgtGGCGAGCGTTCCGACAGCGACGAAGGAATTCCATGACAAGGGGAGTGCAGGACCCCATCCGGGACTGGGTTCGCTCTCGACGCAGCGTAAGGAGCCTGCCTTTTGCATGCGCGAGCATATGACGCAGAATGGGGAAGAGATGCAGGAGTTCGTGTCAACAAAAGATGCACATGCCTTTCCCGCTGTGTGTTCATTCCCGCTGTCGAAGTGCGCATCGGGAACGCCTGATGCACCAGCATCCACCCCTGACAAAcccggcgcaggcgtgcaTCGGGAAGCCTCTCCTGTAAGTGAGGCGCCTCAgagtcttcctcctcgtccacGCACATCTGGTgtccgcgcggcctgcccGGCCTCTGCATACTCCTCACCGACCCACCCTTCGCCTTGCGAGTCACCGTGGCCTTCCGTAtctctgcctccttcctcACCTGCCACCGCAGGGGCGAGACGCACAGACCCTGTCTCCGGGCAGGGACTGCAGGTTCGCTTCGAAGCTCCAGAGAATGCCGCGCGtgaggcgacgaagcggaggaagacgctgTGGGCCTCTGACCCCTCGGGGGCCTCGGCGAGTGACGGGCAATGTTCAGAGCTGCCGTGCGCGTTTGGGCAAGTGTGCAGCCCGCCGAGCGCAAAAGCAAGCCGCTCCCGCGCTGCACAGGCCGCGAACATCTCTGAATCGAAGGgggcggagccgcagggTGCGGGCACTTTCTCGCCTCAGGATCGGCGCGACCTGGAGATCCTCGAGCGTGTGGGTCGAGTCCGTGTTGGAGACCGGATCGAGGTATGTTGGAGCATCACtgccggaggcggagaaaaagTGCATGGCGAGGGAAAGACGAAACGAAGCGAGACACGCGGGAAACGCCAtcgcagcgaggcgggcggctcAAAACAGCGAGAGAGTTACGCGGGAAgcggggcgcgcgcgggcctaCCCGAGAAAGAAAACTCTGGCAGTTTCCACTGCGGAAGCGCATCTTCGCTAGCCAGCAGCAGGctgtcctcctccgcagtgTCAGACGGGAGTGGTGAGGCGAGTGACGGGGAaggcgcgccctcctcagcTTCTGAGGAAAAATTCGTGTGGTGGCCTGCGCGTGTGGCGTGGTTccctggcgcgcggcgcgtcggtcacgaagacggcgggcggcgcgtcaTGCTGCTGCAGTACGAGGCGTTTGAGGGCTTCCCGGCGGAGTCTGCGCTGGTCGTCTTCATCGGTCCCAACCAGCTCCTCcacctcggcgcgccgccgcccgaggAGGCCCACCCTGCGGATGTGCACCGAGTCCGGGGGGGCGACGGACAAGTCGGGGTAcggacgcagcggcgagagagccCAGCGGCTGGCGACGGCAAGCCCGACtgccgcgaaggagggagacaaaaacgcgagagagaagaaccAGAGCCCGCAGGGGCGCCTGCATCGTTTCTGGAGACGGACGCGCCGACCCTCATTTTCAAACGGCCAGGCGAACCGCCGCCAG AGGACTGTGATGTCGAGATCGACGATGGGGCTTCCTTTTCAATCGCGGAGATCCTTCAAGAGCAAGCTCGTTTGGATCAGGAACAG